The DNA window TACATTTATTAACATCACATAATGTATCGCCAGTTGTTACATTTTTTAATCCAATAGCTGCTGCAATATCTCCAGCATAAACTTTTTTTATTTCTTCTCTTTTATTAGCATGCATTTGAACAATTCTACCAATACGTTCTTTTTGTTTTTTTATAGAATTATAAATAATTTCTCCACTACTAATAGTTCCGGAATATACTCTAAAAAAAGTTAAATTTCCTACAAAAGGATCATTAGCAATTTTAAAAGCCAAAGCGGAAAATAATTCATTATCATTAGTTTCACGAGTAATTATTTTTTTTTTTTTATTATCTGATATTCCTTGAATCGGAGGTATATCTTTGGGTGAAGGTAAATAATCAATTATTGCATCTAATAATGCTTGAACGCCTTTATTTTTAAAGGCTGAACCACATGTTATTAAAGTAATTTCATTATTTAAAACTCTTTTTCTTAAAGAAGATTTAATTTCTTGTATAGAAATTTCATAACCATTTAAATATTTTTCTAATAATATTTCATTAGATTCAACTGCTGTTTCTATTAATTTTTGTCGCCATAATTTAACTTCGTTTTTCATGTTTAATGGTATAGTAGTATAATTACAACTTATTCCCTGATCTTTTTCATTCCAATTTAATGCTTTCATTTGTATTAAATCAATAATACCAGTAAATTTATGTTCTGAACCTATAGGTAACTGTAATGGAACAGCTTCTGTTAATAAATTATTTTCTATTTGTTGAATTACTTTTTTAAAATTTGCCCCCATTCTATCCATTTTATTTATAAAAGCAATTCTAGGTACTTTATATTTGTTAGCTTGTCTCCATACTGTTTCTGATTGAGGTTGTACCCCCCCGACAGCACAATAAATCATAACAACTCCATCTAATACTCTCATAGAACGTTCTACTTCAATTGTAAAATCTACATGTCCTGGGGTATCAATAATATTTATTCTATGTGATTTATATTGATTAAACATTCCTTTCCAAAATGTTGTAGTAGCAGCCGAAGTAATAGTAATACCTCTTTCTTGTTCTTGTTCCATCCAATCCATTGTAGCTGCTCCATCATGTACTTCTCCAATTTTATGATTTACGCCTGTATAAAATAAAATTCTTTCTGTTGTAGTTGTTTTACCTGCATCAATATGTGCGCTAATACCAATATTACGATATCTTGTTATAGGAGTTTTACGACTCATATATTATTCCTCTATTTTATTAGATAAAAAATTTCAAAATTATATTAATAATATTTTCATAAAATATTAAATATTGATCTAGCTACGCATATTTTTTTAATTAATTGATTCATTTTTTTTAATTAATATTTTACCAACGATAATGAGCAAATGCTTTATTAGCTTCTGCCATTTTATGTATTTCTTCACGTTTTTTAACAGCATTTCCTTTATTTTCTAAAGCATCTAATATCTCATTAGTTAATTTTAAAATCATAGATTTTTCTTGTCTTTTTCTGGCAGCATT is part of the Enterobacteriaceae endosymbiont of Donacia fulgens genome and encodes:
- the fusA gene encoding elongation factor G is translated as MSRKTPITRYRNIGISAHIDAGKTTTTERILFYTGVNHKIGEVHDGAATMDWMEQEQERGITITSAATTTFWKGMFNQYKSHRINIIDTPGHVDFTIEVERSMRVLDGVVMIYCAVGGVQPQSETVWRQANKYKVPRIAFINKMDRMGANFKKVIQQIENNLLTEAVPLQLPIGSEHKFTGIIDLIQMKALNWNEKDQGISCNYTTIPLNMKNEVKLWRQKLIETAVESNEILLEKYLNGYEISIQEIKSSLRKRVLNNEITLITCGSAFKNKGVQALLDAIIDYLPSPKDIPPIQGISDNKKKKIITRETNDNELFSALAFKIANDPFVGNLTFFRVYSGTISSGEIIYNSIKKQKERIGRIVQMHANKREEIKKVYAGDIAAAIGLKNVTTGDTLCDVNKCIILETMEFPEPVISIAIEPKTKIDQEKMGLALNRLIKEDPSLRSWTDEETNQTIIAGMGELHLEIIVDRMKREFNVSANIGKPQVSYRETIQNSINNIEGKYIKQTGGRGQYGHVVIDISPLKPQKNNISYLFTNDIKGGVIPNEYISAIDKSIQEQLKSGPMANYPVVNIAVRLHFGSYHDVDSSELAFKLAAAIAFKNAFKKANPILLEPIMKVEVETPQEYMGDVIGDLNRRRGIIEGMNDIPTGKIIRACVPLSEMFGYATDLRSYSQGRASYTMEFLKYNKAPNNIAKIIIESRSKS